A genomic stretch from Edaphobacter aggregans includes:
- the ruvA gene encoding Holliday junction branch migration protein RuvA — translation MIAHLRGRLISKNPNQAIVDCGGVGYDVTISVATFSELPAEGVEASLYIHTHVREDQISLFGFSDTREKRLFEKLLSISGIGPKLAITILSGISAERLVVAIRGGDHGTLTRIPGIGKKTAERIVLEIKDKLDDLAVPVSGGGAHHGPAAEDALSALVNLGYPRPVAQKAIETAIERNAAAGADFETLFRAAMAAIR, via the coding sequence ATGATTGCTCACCTGCGTGGCCGTTTAATCTCAAAAAATCCGAATCAGGCTATCGTTGATTGCGGCGGCGTCGGATATGACGTAACTATCAGCGTTGCAACGTTTTCCGAGTTGCCTGCGGAGGGTGTCGAGGCCTCGTTGTACATACACACGCATGTGCGGGAGGATCAGATCTCCCTGTTTGGTTTTTCGGATACGCGGGAGAAGCGGTTGTTCGAAAAGCTGCTTAGTATCAGCGGAATAGGGCCAAAATTGGCCATCACGATACTCAGTGGGATTTCAGCAGAACGGCTGGTGGTGGCGATTCGGGGTGGGGATCATGGGACGCTGACAAGAATTCCGGGGATTGGGAAGAAGACGGCAGAGCGTATCGTGCTGGAAATAAAGGATAAATTGGATGATTTGGCGGTGCCGGTGAGTGGTGGCGGGGCGCATCATGGGCCGGCTGCGGAGGATGCGCTTTCGGCACTGGTGAATCTTGGGTATCCGCGGCCTGTGGCGCAGAAGGCGATTGAGACGGCGATCGAGCGAAACGCTGCGGCTGGAGCGGACTTTGAGACCCTCTTTCGGGCGGCTATGGCGGCGATCCGGTAG
- a CDS encoding MFS transporter — MSETTFTATLPAADPIDIAPEHKAPPLNDSSRNLFRVLAAVSFCHMLNDMVQSLLPSIYPILKSSFHLNFTHLGFLTLTYQVVASLLQPLIGRFTDGRPVAYSLPIGMTFTLAGLILLAFAPTFGWLLFAASLVGVGSAIFHPESSRIARMASGGKHGFAQSFFQVGGNAGSAIGPLLAAFIVLPQGQKGMAWFAIPAIIGIAVLLRVGRWYKARQSQTHTSANTAVMHHSLSKLQVTGAIAVLLALVFSKYFYLASLSSYYTFYLINRFQVSVRTSQILLFLFLGAVAAGTLIGGSVGDRYGRKLVIWISILGVLPFTLVLPFANLFWTGVLSVIIGFVISSAFSAILVYAQDLLPGRVGTVSGLFFGFAFGMGGIGAAVLGKLADATSIAFVYHVCSYLPAIGLLTGFLPNLDPPREP; from the coding sequence ATGAGCGAAACCACTTTCACCGCGACCCTCCCTGCCGCCGACCCAATCGATATCGCGCCTGAGCACAAAGCGCCACCCCTCAACGACTCCTCCCGCAACCTCTTTCGCGTGCTGGCCGCAGTCAGCTTCTGCCACATGCTCAACGATATGGTGCAGTCGCTGCTGCCTTCGATCTATCCGATCCTGAAGAGTTCGTTTCATCTCAACTTCACTCACCTCGGATTCCTCACCCTCACCTATCAGGTCGTCGCCTCGCTGCTCCAACCGCTGATTGGCCGCTTCACCGATGGCAGACCCGTTGCCTACTCCCTGCCTATCGGCATGACCTTCACACTGGCTGGTCTCATCCTGCTGGCCTTCGCCCCTACCTTCGGATGGCTGCTCTTCGCCGCCTCGCTCGTCGGCGTAGGCTCGGCCATCTTCCACCCGGAGTCCTCCCGCATCGCCCGCATGGCCTCGGGCGGCAAACACGGCTTCGCGCAATCCTTCTTTCAAGTCGGCGGAAATGCAGGCTCAGCCATAGGCCCGCTGCTCGCAGCCTTCATCGTTCTGCCGCAAGGCCAAAAGGGCATGGCATGGTTCGCAATTCCGGCCATCATCGGCATCGCCGTGCTGCTGCGCGTGGGTCGTTGGTACAAAGCTCGACAGTCACAGACGCATACAAGTGCAAACACCGCCGTCATGCATCACTCGCTCTCGAAGCTCCAGGTCACCGGCGCAATTGCCGTCCTGCTCGCGCTCGTCTTCTCCAAGTACTTCTACCTCGCCAGCCTCAGCAGCTACTACACCTTCTACCTGATCAATCGCTTCCAGGTATCGGTCCGCACCTCCCAGATTCTGCTCTTCCTCTTCCTCGGCGCAGTCGCCGCTGGCACTCTCATCGGAGGCTCCGTAGGCGACCGCTACGGACGCAAGCTGGTCATCTGGATCTCCATCCTCGGCGTCCTGCCGTTCACCCTCGTCCTGCCTTTTGCGAACCTCTTCTGGACCGGCGTGCTAAGCGTCATTATCGGGTTCGTCATCTCGTCAGCCTTCTCGGCCATCCTGGTCTACGCGCAGGACCTCCTGCCCGGCCGCGTAGGAACCGTCTCCGGCCTCTTCTTTGGCTTCGCCTTCGGCATGGGCGGAATCGGCGCTGCAGTACTCGGCAAGCTAGCCGACGCGACAAGCATCGCCTTCGTCTACCACGTCTGCTCTTACCTGCCGGCCATTGGGCTGCTCACTGGCTTCCTGCCGAACCTGGACCCTCCGCGGGAGCCGTAA
- a CDS encoding M56 family metallopeptidase, which yields MRSFESWILSYLLNSLWQIPLLFAAGYVAARTLRTMAATAEHRVWVSVLLLQSFLPLCSALSWEWLLSLPLWAHNAHRVGGAHVSVTMGAGTGLGGALHLSAGLLTAIAIVYGTIISYFAARFAWRCSKLSAMRRESVEVTLTGEAAIYWEQCSKRFRINNVSIATSARIFGPLTMGLSQKLVLLPACMADTSLPEADLHTVIAHEFAHMHRNDFLKNLIYELLSLPVSYHPLFRFTRERIMESREIVCDQIAAEIAGRNEYARSLLRLASLLVEGMSIRTPHAIGIFDANAFERRLMRLTGKQNEIRGVRRFVIVAICAAFGIGICASALALSTHVEAASAVSGTPSSSSGPVKVSAQVMAGNKLSGPDPEYPEEAKKAKIQGTVVLGAVIDKDGIVRELRVVSGPKELRISSLDAVRQWTYKPYLLNGNPIEVETSINVTYTLGN from the coding sequence ATGAGGAGCTTCGAATCTTGGATTTTGTCCTATCTTCTGAATTCTTTGTGGCAGATTCCATTGCTGTTCGCTGCTGGGTACGTTGCGGCACGAACGCTCAGAACGATGGCTGCCACGGCGGAGCATCGTGTATGGGTGAGTGTCCTGTTACTGCAAAGTTTTCTTCCGCTTTGCTCTGCTTTGTCATGGGAGTGGCTGCTTTCGCTGCCCCTCTGGGCCCATAATGCTCACCGGGTCGGCGGAGCGCATGTGTCGGTAACGATGGGTGCGGGGACCGGATTGGGCGGTGCGCTGCATCTGTCTGCAGGGCTTCTTACGGCAATCGCAATTGTGTATGGCACCATCATTTCTTATTTCGCAGCGAGATTTGCCTGGAGGTGCAGCAAACTCTCCGCAATGCGGCGGGAATCAGTGGAGGTGACACTTACAGGCGAAGCCGCGATTTATTGGGAGCAGTGTTCGAAAAGATTTCGGATCAATAACGTATCGATTGCGACTTCGGCCCGGATCTTCGGACCTCTCACGATGGGACTATCGCAAAAGCTTGTGTTACTGCCTGCATGTATGGCCGACACTAGCTTGCCGGAGGCGGATCTCCACACGGTGATCGCACATGAGTTCGCGCACATGCACCGGAACGACTTTCTCAAAAACTTGATTTATGAACTGCTCTCGTTGCCTGTGAGCTACCATCCGTTGTTCCGGTTCACGCGCGAACGGATCATGGAGAGTCGCGAGATAGTTTGCGACCAAATAGCAGCCGAAATCGCTGGGCGAAATGAATATGCTCGATCACTCTTACGGTTGGCGTCCCTGCTTGTAGAGGGAATGTCGATCAGAACCCCTCACGCCATCGGAATCTTCGATGCCAACGCATTTGAAAGGAGACTTATGAGGCTAACTGGAAAACAAAACGAAATCCGAGGTGTGCGCCGCTTCGTCATTGTGGCCATTTGCGCTGCATTTGGTATTGGGATTTGCGCATCAGCATTGGCGCTGAGCACGCATGTGGAGGCAGCCTCGGCTGTCAGCGGCACCCCGTCATCATCCTCTGGGCCTGTCAAAGTCTCCGCTCAAGTGATGGCTGGGAATAAATTGTCCGGCCCCGATCCGGAGTATCCAGAGGAAGCCAAAAAGGCGAAGATTCAAGGAACTGTCGTGCTAGGCGCGGTGATCGACAAAGATGGGATCGTTCGAGAACTGAGAGTCGTTTCGGGCCCAAAAGAGCTTCGTATATCGTCGCTCGACGCAGTGCGACAGTGGACCTACAAACCTTATCTTCTGAATGGGAATCCCATCGAAGTCGAGACCTCAATAAACGTGACCTACACGCTTGGAAATTAG
- a CDS encoding BlaI/MecI/CopY family transcriptional regulator has translation MKKPQKTDLTKLELRIMQVIWRCGSSTVSAVQAELEPPLAYTTVQTMLNILERKGKLKRELQGRAYVYAAKVTEAKALGWGLRDVIDRMFGGSSEELVMSLLKNGQIDAKKLAKLTKRFNAEAGEP, from the coding sequence GTGAAGAAACCTCAAAAAACTGACTTAACAAAGCTTGAGTTAAGAATCATGCAGGTGATCTGGAGGTGTGGCAGCAGTACGGTCAGTGCTGTGCAGGCAGAATTGGAGCCTCCATTGGCCTACACCACCGTACAGACCATGCTGAACATTCTTGAGCGTAAGGGAAAGCTCAAACGTGAGCTACAAGGTCGCGCCTACGTCTACGCCGCAAAGGTAACTGAAGCCAAGGCGCTAGGTTGGGGCCTGCGCGACGTGATTGATCGCATGTTTGGCGGATCGAGCGAAGAACTGGTCATGAGTCTTCTTAAGAATGGACAGATCGATGCGAAAAAGCTGGCGAAGTTGACGAAACGATTTAACGCGGAGGCGGGCGAGCCATGA
- a CDS encoding tetratricopeptide repeat protein has translation MLRFILVFTAIGSSVLQGQVATQTSPSVVPHHDSGFESERKRADELFTAQKPLEALPLYEDLCRQDSTVAVFAERHGAGLLAKEATLSDPSARMEVHLQAMKEIKRAQSLGDSSAYVRAVLNADTKTLVGAVLAGIPLSVGYSYHGKPDAQAVFHDAEAAFGRSDWTAAAKLYTQAAALDPGWYDPALYAGDSFFRTKDVSNAGTWFAKAIAIDPDRETAYRYWGDALFQAGDRDGAREKFVEAVVAEPYGAPPFSEIGQWAQRTGHQLVKPAITRPAFDTPQGVLRIDPELAASTKDGRSSWVIYQQFRVAHGARTLNQAIVAGASDANAVIRPTEYRHTIAEEHAALRAMLDDIDAKLKGDTLIESNLDPSIRNIRNLEKANVLGAWIAINAADAGIRSDYPDYRAHHRKHLIDYVNGYLIR, from the coding sequence ATGCTGCGGTTCATTCTCGTCTTCACTGCCATTGGGTCCTCCGTTTTGCAAGGCCAGGTCGCCACTCAAACTTCACCATCCGTCGTACCTCATCACGACTCCGGTTTTGAATCCGAGCGGAAGCGGGCGGATGAACTGTTCACTGCTCAAAAGCCATTAGAAGCGCTTCCGCTGTATGAAGATCTGTGTCGACAAGACTCGACGGTGGCCGTCTTCGCTGAGCGTCACGGTGCGGGTCTTCTGGCCAAGGAAGCGACGCTCTCTGATCCATCCGCGCGGATGGAAGTTCATCTGCAGGCGATGAAAGAGATCAAACGTGCGCAGTCTCTTGGGGATTCCAGTGCGTATGTTCGCGCAGTTCTCAACGCGGACACGAAGACGCTCGTAGGGGCCGTCCTCGCGGGGATTCCCCTCTCCGTTGGCTATTCCTATCACGGAAAACCCGATGCGCAGGCTGTCTTTCACGACGCAGAAGCTGCTTTCGGGCGGTCTGACTGGACCGCTGCCGCGAAGCTCTACACACAAGCCGCAGCCCTTGACCCTGGCTGGTACGATCCGGCTCTGTACGCTGGAGATTCTTTTTTCCGGACGAAGGACGTTTCCAATGCCGGCACCTGGTTTGCCAAGGCTATTGCAATCGATCCCGACCGTGAAACTGCGTACCGCTACTGGGGCGATGCGTTGTTCCAGGCGGGGGATCGTGATGGGGCTCGCGAGAAATTCGTAGAAGCCGTGGTCGCCGAGCCTTATGGTGCTCCTCCCTTTTCCGAGATTGGGCAATGGGCTCAGCGTACCGGTCATCAACTCGTCAAGCCTGCCATCACGCGGCCTGCCTTTGACACTCCGCAGGGCGTTCTTCGAATTGATCCGGAGCTTGCGGCTTCCACCAAGGATGGGCGATCTTCGTGGGTCATCTACCAGCAGTTCCGCGTGGCTCATGGGGCTCGTACGCTGAATCAGGCCATTGTCGCGGGCGCGTCGGATGCCAATGCTGTCATTCGACCCACGGAGTATCGCCACACGATCGCCGAAGAACACGCAGCACTGCGTGCCATGCTCGACGACATCGACGCAAAACTCAAGGGCGATACTCTTATCGAATCGAACCTCGATCCTTCGATCCGCAATATCAGGAATCTCGAAAAAGCCAACGTTCTCGGTGCCTGGATTGCAATCAACGCTGCGGATGCGGGTATCCGCTCAGACTATCCTGACTATCGTGCTCATCACCGGAAGCATCTGATCGACTACGTCAACGGCTACCTGATCCGCTAA
- a CDS encoding DUF3863 domain-containing protein encodes MGSDWTRREFLTRAAAGATSLAVAGVAENVAALAAEPLSMRGRFLTHVSIVRVNQIEVTPDRSIGEDEASDNRPERIRSRREAFAAGCPGGRMTWAISWLALKDSRKEYKEARRLLASYHDRYGDEITFIPGGYFAPMYNTREQNRQTIHTALGQVSEMVGGGYRPQSLVAGFMDAENMRLLAADEGIHVCQGQIWSQHGIDNGDGDGGVCYPYYPSREHYLKPAQGAADFIDCVCLDGWTCDFLTARREGFQGGFNSRVGVGPIETVGNLGKVAGRKEMLDTTAVHFDGGHAMNGFGWVTAIWEVSIGHDEDLTYWLEAVRERWPDTQVITEGEFGQEWRKHTPNNARLNYRFDEKGTGAPGSEKELEIQWFMNNEFRLALLRDWTRDSPPMAIDFTRYDLKAEEPRGLQREWSLMNVLNQKGIRPQDKPRRLREFTIEDQRRIYARYPELKNR; translated from the coding sequence ATGGGCAGCGACTGGACAAGGCGGGAGTTTCTTACACGAGCGGCGGCTGGGGCGACCTCGCTTGCGGTTGCAGGAGTTGCAGAGAATGTAGCTGCGCTGGCGGCAGAGCCTTTGAGCATGCGTGGCCGATTCTTGACGCACGTTTCTATTGTGCGTGTGAATCAGATTGAGGTCACTCCGGATCGCTCGATTGGCGAAGATGAGGCGAGCGACAATCGGCCTGAGCGAATTCGGTCGAGGCGAGAGGCGTTTGCGGCGGGTTGTCCTGGCGGCAGGATGACGTGGGCTATTAGTTGGCTCGCGCTCAAGGACAGCCGGAAGGAGTACAAGGAGGCTCGGCGGCTGCTTGCCTCGTATCATGACCGCTATGGCGACGAGATCACCTTCATTCCGGGTGGCTATTTCGCCCCGATGTACAACACGCGCGAACAGAATCGGCAGACGATTCATACCGCGCTGGGCCAGGTATCGGAGATGGTAGGGGGTGGTTACAGGCCGCAATCTCTTGTGGCGGGTTTCATGGACGCGGAGAATATGCGGCTTCTCGCTGCAGATGAAGGGATTCACGTTTGCCAAGGGCAGATCTGGAGCCAGCACGGGATCGATAACGGAGATGGTGATGGTGGGGTTTGCTATCCCTACTATCCCAGCCGTGAGCATTATTTGAAACCGGCACAGGGGGCGGCGGATTTTATCGACTGCGTTTGCCTGGACGGCTGGACGTGCGACTTTCTGACGGCGCGGCGGGAGGGATTTCAAGGCGGCTTCAATAGCAGGGTGGGCGTGGGGCCGATTGAGACGGTGGGGAATCTTGGAAAAGTTGCCGGCCGTAAGGAGATGCTGGACACGACGGCGGTGCATTTTGATGGTGGCCATGCGATGAATGGCTTCGGCTGGGTGACGGCGATTTGGGAGGTGTCGATTGGTCACGATGAGGATTTGACCTATTGGCTGGAGGCTGTGCGGGAGAGGTGGCCTGATACGCAGGTGATTACTGAAGGGGAGTTCGGCCAGGAGTGGAGGAAACATACGCCGAATAATGCGCGGCTGAACTACCGTTTCGATGAGAAAGGGACTGGAGCGCCCGGGTCGGAGAAGGAGCTGGAGATTCAGTGGTTCATGAATAACGAGTTTCGACTGGCGTTGCTGCGCGATTGGACGCGTGACAGCCCTCCGATGGCGATCGACTTTACGCGTTATGACTTGAAGGCGGAAGAGCCTCGCGGCTTGCAGCGTGAGTGGAGTCTGATGAACGTGCTGAATCAGAAAGGCATTCGTCCCCAGGACAAACCTAGACGGTTGCGAGAGTTCACGATCGAAGACCAGCGCCGCATCTATGCTCGATACCCCGAGCTAAAAAACCGGTAA
- a CDS encoding class I SAM-dependent methyltransferase translates to MALNVQEQFGQIDIYVFDQILRGNITSEMRVLDAGCGYGRNLVHLLREGCNIFALDASREGVEHVRQLSASLGTGLPAENFQVGLIEQMPFSDAFADVVICNSVLHFARDDEHFRTMLSGLWRVLRPGGMLFCRLGSRIGMDFERVRGNIHVIGDGSEWFLVDEAMLLKITDEMNAVLVDPLKTTVVQDYRCMTTWVVRKRR, encoded by the coding sequence ATGGCGCTAAACGTTCAAGAGCAGTTTGGACAGATCGATATCTACGTCTTCGATCAAATCCTTCGTGGAAACATAACCTCTGAAATGCGGGTACTTGATGCGGGATGCGGATATGGACGCAATTTGGTGCATCTGCTGCGAGAAGGCTGCAATATATTCGCGCTGGACGCAAGCCGCGAAGGTGTTGAGCATGTCCGTCAGTTATCTGCTTCCCTGGGAACCGGGCTGCCTGCAGAGAACTTTCAGGTGGGACTCATTGAGCAGATGCCATTTTCAGATGCATTCGCGGATGTCGTGATTTGCAATTCCGTGCTCCACTTTGCGCGAGATGATGAGCACTTCAGGACGATGTTGTCCGGTCTGTGGCGCGTTTTGAGGCCCGGTGGGATGCTCTTTTGCCGTCTGGGTTCAAGGATTGGAATGGACTTTGAACGGGTACGGGGCAATATCCATGTCATCGGAGATGGCTCGGAGTGGTTCCTCGTGGATGAAGCGATGCTCCTGAAAATTACTGATGAGATGAACGCTGTTCTGGTAGATCCGTTGAAGACGACGGTCGTTCAGGACTATCGCTGCATGACAACGTGGGTGGTGCGAAAACGGCGTTAA
- a CDS encoding aminotransferase class V-fold PLP-dependent enzyme — protein MAMNDRRSFLKMTALAGAFSSNSLFRQAHAADWEAASRSVDHLGAAEAAQNEDYWSVIQRGYSVSPQIINLNNGGVSPAPIVVQQAVERYNQMTNEGPSYFMWQILDQGREPLRQKLARLAGTSAEEIAIDRNSTEALNTIIYGIPLKAGDEVVGTKQDYPNMMNAYRQRAERDGIVYKQISFDFPVEDVDTIVKAYEQAMTPRTKLVHITHMVNWVGQLMPAQQIADMAHAHGAEVIVDGAHSFGLMDFKIPDLHCDYFGTSLHKFLSAPIGSGMMWVKKDKIEKIWPLTCYGDPRSSDIRKFEALGTRSFPIEQGIGEAINFHEAIGSKRKQERIFYLKNYWATRVKDVPGVKLHTSLDPRFSCAICGVSIEGVPPRDLMNTLFDRYKIHTVSIDYEKIHCIRVTPHVYTTIADLDKFVSAMGEIAASKKA, from the coding sequence ATGGCAATGAATGATCGTCGCTCCTTCCTGAAGATGACGGCCCTTGCGGGGGCGTTTTCGTCGAACAGTCTCTTTCGCCAGGCCCATGCGGCGGACTGGGAGGCCGCGTCCCGCTCTGTGGACCATCTGGGGGCAGCAGAGGCCGCTCAGAATGAGGACTACTGGAGTGTGATTCAGCGGGGGTACTCGGTGAGCCCGCAGATCATCAATCTGAATAACGGTGGCGTGTCGCCCGCACCGATTGTTGTGCAGCAGGCGGTGGAACGCTACAACCAGATGACGAATGAGGGGCCGTCCTATTTTATGTGGCAGATCCTCGACCAGGGGCGGGAGCCGCTGCGGCAAAAGCTGGCACGGCTGGCGGGGACTTCGGCTGAGGAGATTGCGATCGATCGCAACTCGACTGAGGCGCTGAATACGATCATCTACGGGATTCCGCTGAAGGCTGGGGACGAGGTAGTTGGGACGAAGCAGGACTATCCCAACATGATGAACGCGTATCGGCAGAGGGCCGAACGCGACGGCATTGTTTACAAGCAGATCAGCTTTGATTTCCCCGTTGAGGATGTCGACACGATTGTGAAGGCGTATGAGCAGGCCATGACGCCGCGCACGAAGCTGGTTCATATAACGCACATGGTTAACTGGGTGGGGCAGTTGATGCCGGCGCAGCAGATTGCCGATATGGCTCATGCGCACGGGGCTGAGGTGATCGTGGATGGGGCGCACTCGTTTGGGCTGATGGATTTTAAGATTCCGGATTTACATTGCGATTACTTTGGGACGAGCCTGCATAAGTTTCTGTCGGCGCCGATTGGCTCGGGCATGATGTGGGTGAAGAAGGACAAGATCGAGAAGATCTGGCCGCTGACCTGTTATGGAGATCCTCGCAGCAGCGATATTCGTAAGTTTGAGGCGCTGGGAACGCGCAGCTTCCCCATCGAGCAGGGCATTGGAGAGGCGATCAATTTCCATGAGGCGATTGGGTCGAAGCGTAAGCAGGAGCGCATTTTTTATTTGAAGAACTACTGGGCGACGCGGGTGAAAGACGTTCCCGGGGTGAAGCTGCATACGTCGCTGGATCCTCGGTTCTCGTGCGCGATCTGCGGAGTCAGCATTGAGGGTGTCCCGCCGCGTGATCTGATGAACACGCTGTTTGATCGCTACAAGATTCACACGGTCAGCATCGACTACGAGAAGATCCACTGCATCCGCGTGACGCCGCATGTTTATACGACGATCGCGGATTTGGATAAGTTCGTGAGCGCTATGGGTGAGATTGCGGCGAGTAAGAAGGCTTAG
- a CDS encoding STAS domain-containing protein encodes MMQTNHAQVWKSTPFTIERKEGKAPGTVIFRLCGPFTARDMFGTLAPIGLLNILSFQSTPSEELPALNILDLTDVPYMDSTGLGRIVSHYVHCRGKGVRMIIAGASPRVVELFRLTKVDSTIPMAPTVEEADIQ; translated from the coding sequence ATGATGCAGACGAATCACGCTCAGGTTTGGAAATCTACTCCTTTTACTATTGAACGCAAAGAAGGCAAAGCTCCCGGCACAGTGATCTTTCGTCTCTGCGGACCTTTCACCGCGCGCGATATGTTCGGCACGTTAGCCCCGATCGGCCTGCTCAACATTTTGAGTTTCCAATCGACGCCAAGCGAAGAACTGCCAGCCCTCAACATCCTCGACCTGACCGATGTCCCCTACATGGATTCCACCGGCTTGGGCAGGATAGTCAGTCATTATGTTCACTGCCGGGGCAAAGGCGTCCGGATGATTATCGCCGGAGCGAGCCCACGCGTCGTGGAATTGTTCAGGCTGACCAAAGTGGACTCGACCATTCCCATGGCCCCCACAGTCGAGGAAGCCGATATCCAATAA
- a CDS encoding GAF domain-containing protein gives MFSPSSADTGLEVTDLQSDSAFATRLVRLRNVTVIPEGMRRIAHALVEHPENILQVLVETAVELCGADSSAISVEKEDRTEDAYYQWVAIAGRYSNMYNAVFPYYHSGCRICLERGGPQHVRAFKRYFDILGITAPIVTDGLMFPWQTDETRGTIYILAHERQEAFDQGDVAIMEILADFAAIGVRQLRQQKLLMERAGLVAEAAMANKLAHKINNPLQSLTNVLYLAAEGYHGESAKIVGCQALDDLERLCSLVRELLSLPHQQAH, from the coding sequence GTGTTCTCTCCATCATCGGCTGATACCGGGCTGGAAGTGACCGACCTCCAGTCTGATAGTGCATTTGCTACAAGGCTCGTTCGCCTGCGCAACGTCACCGTAATTCCCGAGGGCATGCGCCGCATCGCCCACGCACTGGTCGAGCATCCTGAGAACATCCTGCAAGTCCTGGTAGAGACCGCCGTCGAGCTCTGCGGCGCAGACAGCTCCGCCATCAGCGTCGAGAAAGAGGACCGGACAGAAGATGCGTACTACCAGTGGGTCGCCATCGCAGGCCGGTATTCAAACATGTACAACGCAGTGTTCCCCTACTATCACAGCGGCTGCAGGATCTGTCTGGAGCGCGGAGGGCCTCAGCATGTCCGCGCCTTCAAGCGCTACTTCGATATCCTCGGCATCACGGCACCCATTGTGACCGACGGACTTATGTTTCCGTGGCAAACAGACGAAACGCGCGGAACCATCTACATCCTGGCGCACGAACGGCAAGAGGCCTTCGACCAGGGCGACGTCGCCATCATGGAGATCCTCGCGGACTTCGCCGCCATCGGAGTCCGGCAGCTCCGCCAACAAAAACTGCTCATGGAACGGGCAGGCCTCGTCGCTGAAGCCGCCATGGCAAACAAACTCGCGCACAAGATCAACAATCCCTTGCAGAGCCTGACCAATGTCCTCTACCTGGCAGCCGAGGGATACCACGGCGAATCCGCAAAAATCGTGGGATGCCAGGCCCTGGACGACCTCGAACGCCTCTGCTCCTTGGTAAGGGAACTTCTTAGCCTCCCTCATCAACAAGCCCACTGA
- a CDS encoding VOC family protein produces the protein MGQKELKATFSHPTPELPVADVERAQQHYRDALGFEIGWLYPGKEIGAVSRDNVAIFFRRKSQPFEPSVHWVFAPDIDATYDELRSLGARIVEPLEKKPWGLRQFTVEDLDGNRFYFHCD, from the coding sequence GTGGGCCAGAAGGAATTGAAAGCGACATTCAGCCATCCGACACCGGAGCTGCCGGTAGCGGACGTCGAACGAGCTCAGCAGCATTACCGTGACGCCCTTGGTTTCGAGATTGGTTGGCTGTATCCCGGAAAGGAGATCGGTGCCGTGTCACGAGATAATGTCGCGATCTTCTTCCGCCGTAAAAGCCAACCCTTCGAGCCTTCTGTTCACTGGGTATTTGCGCCAGACATCGATGCCACCTACGACGAGCTGCGCTCGCTGGGCGCGCGAATCGTTGAGCCTCTCGAAAAGAAGCCCTGGGGGTTGCGTCAATTCACAGTGGAAGACCTCGATGGCAACCGCTTCTACTTTCACTGCGACTAG
- a CDS encoding VOC family protein: protein MQISSAIAQLRTTDLAESIRFYTTKVGLTLEFQYQDFYAGIRAGSQLFHLKLSDVKDPSIEFVDKGEHFHLYFETDDVSAAAARLKGNGVPLVKDVHETAWGTREFVIKDDQGHTLYFGESQ, encoded by the coding sequence ATGCAGATATCGAGCGCAATTGCTCAGCTCCGGACTACCGACCTCGCTGAATCGATACGGTTTTACACAACGAAGGTCGGACTAACGCTGGAGTTCCAGTACCAGGACTTCTACGCGGGCATTAGGGCAGGCAGTCAGCTCTTTCACCTCAAGCTCTCAGACGTGAAGGACCCCTCTATCGAGTTCGTGGATAAGGGCGAGCACTTCCACCTCTACTTTGAAACGGACGACGTCTCAGCCGCGGCAGCCAGGTTGAAGGGAAACGGAGTGCCTCTCGTAAAGGACGTGCACGAGACGGCCTGGGGAACACGCGAGTTCGTCATCAAGGACGATCAAGGGCACACCCTGTACTTCGGTGAAAGCCAGTAG